A region from the Tahibacter amnicola genome encodes:
- a CDS encoding SDR family oxidoreductase gives MNLDLTGKHALVCGGSQGIGRAAATELAQLGANVTLLARSADTLQALVGQLPRTHAAQSHAYIAVDMADLAALRAKVEATATAAPIQILVNNTGGPPGGLAHGADAAAFLDAFHQHLLANQTLVQAVLPGMRAAAYGRIINVISTSVKEPIKNLGVSNTIRGAVASWSKTLASELGPHGITVNNVLPGYTRTQRLEQIIGERVKVSGKSATEIEQAMLASVPAGRFAQPEEVAAAIAFLASPAAGYINGINVPVDGGRTLSL, from the coding sequence ATGAATCTCGATCTCACCGGCAAGCACGCCCTGGTGTGCGGAGGTTCCCAGGGAATCGGCCGCGCCGCAGCGACGGAACTGGCCCAGCTGGGCGCCAATGTCACCTTGCTGGCGCGCAGCGCCGACACACTCCAGGCGCTGGTCGGCCAGCTCCCGCGCACGCATGCCGCCCAGAGCCACGCGTACATCGCGGTCGACATGGCAGACCTTGCCGCACTGCGTGCGAAAGTCGAGGCCACCGCGACTGCTGCGCCGATCCAGATCCTGGTCAACAACACCGGCGGTCCGCCGGGCGGCCTGGCCCACGGCGCCGACGCCGCCGCCTTTCTTGATGCCTTCCACCAGCACCTGCTCGCCAACCAGACCCTGGTGCAGGCCGTTCTGCCGGGAATGCGCGCCGCCGCCTACGGCCGCATCATCAACGTGATTTCCACGTCGGTGAAAGAGCCCATCAAGAACCTGGGCGTTTCCAATACCATTCGCGGCGCCGTCGCCAGCTGGTCAAAGACGCTCGCATCGGAACTGGGCCCGCACGGCATCACGGTGAACAACGTGCTGCCCGGCTATACGCGGACGCAACGCCTGGAACAGATCATCGGCGAACGCGTGAAGGTTTCCGGCAAGAGCGCCACCGAAATCGAACAGGCGATGCTCGCAAGCGTGCCGGCCGGCCGCTTCGCGCAACCGGAGGAAGTCGCCGCGGCCATCGCATTCCTGGCCTCGCCCGCCGCCGGCTACATCAATGGCATCAATGTCCCCGTCGACGGCGGTCGCACCTTGTCACTGTAG
- a CDS encoding VWA domain-containing protein, with protein sequence MTTHARWRLVLGKFAERQLGGLDANARRQDEALEFLYGREYEGRGLRKQAAPGTLDPSALVAVTWLQRLRELFPGSTAETIEKHALDRYGLTELVTDAKTLQRLEPNQALLRTLLGLRRHLDGEVLAVARQIIRQVTEEIRRRLEPEVRRVLSGRLNRQRHSPLAATQNFDVRGTIRHNLKHFDRERGQLVVDRLRFFERHQRHLPWDIILCVDQSGSMADSVIHSAVMAGILCKLPALRVRIVLFDTSIVDLTDQVDDPVEVLLGVQLGGGTDIAQAVRYCAQRIDNPHRSIFVLISDFCEGGPPGNLVQAITALAESRVRMLGLASLDDTSEPVYDRQMAERLAACGMTIAALTPQRFAQWLVSVIS encoded by the coding sequence ATGACGACGCACGCGCGCTGGCGCCTGGTGCTGGGTAAATTCGCCGAACGCCAGTTGGGCGGACTCGATGCGAATGCGCGCCGACAGGACGAGGCGCTGGAATTTCTCTACGGCCGCGAGTACGAAGGCCGTGGGCTGCGCAAGCAAGCCGCACCCGGCACGCTCGATCCGAGCGCATTGGTGGCGGTGACCTGGCTCCAGCGCCTGCGCGAACTGTTTCCCGGATCCACCGCGGAGACCATCGAGAAGCACGCACTGGACCGCTACGGGTTGACCGAACTGGTCACCGATGCGAAAACACTGCAGCGACTCGAACCCAACCAGGCATTGCTCCGCACCTTGCTGGGCCTGCGCCGGCACCTGGATGGCGAAGTGCTGGCGGTCGCGCGCCAGATCATCCGCCAGGTGACCGAGGAAATCCGCCGGCGCCTGGAGCCGGAGGTGCGCCGGGTGCTGTCCGGGCGGCTCAACCGGCAACGGCATTCGCCGCTGGCCGCGACGCAGAACTTCGACGTACGCGGCACGATCCGCCATAACCTCAAGCATTTCGATCGCGAACGCGGGCAACTGGTCGTCGATCGGCTCAGATTCTTCGAACGTCACCAGCGCCACCTTCCGTGGGACATCATCCTCTGCGTCGACCAGAGCGGCAGCATGGCCGATTCGGTGATCCACAGCGCCGTCATGGCCGGCATCCTCTGCAAACTGCCCGCCTTGCGCGTCCGGATCGTGCTGTTCGACACCAGCATCGTGGACCTCACCGACCAGGTCGACGACCCGGTCGAAGTACTGCTCGGCGTACAACTGGGCGGCGGCACCGACATTGCCCAGGCCGTGCGCTATTGTGCACAACGCATTGACAACCCTCATCGGAGCATTTTCGTTCTGATCAGTGACTTCTGCGAAGGCGGGCCACCCGGCAATCTGGTGCAGGCTATTACCGCGCTGGCGGAATCGCGCGTGCGCATGCTTGGGCTGGCCTCCCTCGACGACACCAGTGAACCGGTATACGACCGCCAGATGGCCGAACGCCTGGCCGCCTGCGGAATGACGATCGCCGCGCTGACTCCGCAACGATTTGCCCAGTGGCTGGTATCGGTGATCTCGTGA
- a CDS encoding RidA family protein, which translates to MTSIIQTELAPQPVGAYPHARRVGELLFLSGVGPRKPTTNEIPGNVYDDDGRLVAYDIEAQCRQVFANVRTILEASGAAWEDLVDVTVFLTDMSRDFKTYNRLYAEHFPGANQPCRTTLGISALPTAIAIELKCIAALGGR; encoded by the coding sequence ATGACCAGCATCATCCAGACCGAGCTCGCTCCGCAGCCCGTGGGCGCCTATCCGCATGCACGCCGTGTCGGCGAGCTGCTGTTCCTGTCCGGCGTCGGACCGCGCAAACCAACGACGAACGAAATTCCCGGCAATGTATACGATGACGACGGCCGCCTGGTCGCCTACGACATCGAAGCCCAGTGCCGCCAGGTATTCGCCAATGTACGCACCATCCTGGAAGCCTCCGGCGCCGCCTGGGAAGACCTGGTCGACGTCACCGTCTTCCTGACCGACATGTCACGCGACTTCAAGACCTACAACCGCCTGTACGCCGAGCACTTCCCGGGCGCGAACCAGCCATGCCGCACCACGCTGGGCATCAGCGCGTTGCCGACGGCGATCGCCATCGAACTCAAGTGCATCGCCGCCCTGGGCGGCCGTTGA
- the asnS gene encoding asparagine--tRNA ligase has product MSAVSIKEALSGRRPEGSEVTVKGWVRTRRDSKAGLSFVNLSDGSCFDAIQIVVPNTLANYDSDVLRLTAGCAVIATGTLVPSQGKGQNFEMQASAIEVTGFVDDPETYPIQPKPHSMEFLREVAHLRPRTNVFGAITRVRHSLAQAVHRFFHENGFYWVNTPIITTSDAEGAGQMFRVSTLDMANLPRTEKGAVDFDKDFFAKDAFLTVSGQLNVEAYCLALSKVYTFGPTFRAENSNTSRHLAEFWMIEPEIAFADLAADADLAEALLKYVFKAVLEERADDMAFFVDRVEKTAISRLEHFINSPFERIDYTDAVKILQNSGKSFDFPVEWGVDLQTEHERFLVEQHVGRPAVVMNYPEQIKAFYMRMNDDGRTVAAMDILAPGIGEIVGGSQREERLELLDARMAKMGIDAAHYQWYRDLRRYGTVPHAGFGLGFERLVVYTCGLANIRDAIPYPRVPGHAEF; this is encoded by the coding sequence ATGTCGGCAGTCAGCATCAAGGAGGCCCTGTCGGGCCGCCGTCCCGAAGGCAGCGAAGTCACCGTCAAAGGATGGGTTCGCACCCGCCGCGACTCAAAAGCCGGCCTTTCCTTTGTCAATCTCAGCGATGGCTCCTGCTTCGACGCGATCCAGATCGTCGTGCCCAACACCCTGGCCAACTACGATTCGGACGTGCTCAGGCTTACCGCCGGCTGCGCCGTGATCGCCACGGGCACCCTCGTCCCTTCGCAGGGCAAGGGCCAGAACTTCGAAATGCAGGCCAGCGCCATCGAGGTCACCGGCTTCGTCGACGATCCGGAAACCTATCCGATCCAACCCAAGCCCCATTCGATGGAGTTCCTGCGCGAAGTGGCCCACCTGCGCCCGCGTACCAATGTCTTCGGTGCCATCACGCGGGTACGTCATTCCCTCGCCCAGGCGGTCCACCGCTTCTTCCACGAAAACGGCTTCTACTGGGTCAACACGCCCATCATCACCACGAGCGACGCCGAGGGCGCGGGCCAGATGTTCCGCGTCTCCACGCTGGATATGGCCAATCTGCCGCGCACCGAAAAGGGCGCCGTGGATTTTGACAAGGACTTCTTCGCCAAGGACGCCTTCCTCACCGTCTCCGGCCAGCTCAACGTCGAGGCGTACTGCCTGGCGCTGTCAAAGGTCTACACCTTCGGTCCGACGTTCCGCGCCGAGAACTCCAACACCTCGCGCCATCTGGCGGAGTTCTGGATGATCGAGCCGGAAATTGCGTTCGCTGACCTGGCCGCCGATGCCGATCTCGCCGAAGCCCTGCTCAAGTACGTGTTCAAGGCAGTGCTCGAGGAGCGCGCCGACGACATGGCCTTCTTCGTCGATCGCGTGGAAAAGACCGCCATTTCCCGTCTGGAACATTTCATCAACTCGCCGTTCGAACGCATCGACTACACCGATGCGGTGAAGATCCTCCAGAACTCCGGCAAATCCTTCGATTTCCCCGTGGAATGGGGGGTTGACCTGCAAACCGAACACGAACGCTTCCTGGTCGAGCAGCACGTCGGGCGCCCGGCCGTCGTGATGAACTATCCGGAACAGATCAAGGCGTTCTACATGCGTATGAACGACGACGGCAGGACCGTCGCCGCGATGGACATCCTGGCGCCCGGCATCGGCGAAATCGTCGGCGGCTCGCAGCGCGAAGAACGCCTGGAACTGCTCGATGCACGCATGGCCAAGATGGGCATCGATGCGGCCCACTACCAGTGGTACCGCGACCTGCGCCGCTACGGCACCGTGCCGCATGCCGGCTTTGGACTGGGTTTTGAGCGGCTGGTGGTCTACACCTGCGGCCTGGCCAATATCCGCGACGCGATTCCCTACCCGCGCGTCCCCGGTCACGCGGAATTCTGA
- a CDS encoding aldehyde dehydrogenase, with protein MSELQLLNLIDGQLREPLGGEYLEVFEPATGTAYARCPRSGAADVEQAAAAARAAAPQWAAMPAGKRAECMERLAALIEARAEAFAQAESRDTGKPLALAASVDIPRAVSNLRFFAAAITQWSSEAHAMEDRALNYTLRQPLGVVGCISPWNLPLYLFTWKIAPALAAGNTVIAKPSEVTPVTAALLAQASIEAGFPPGVLNIVHGDGSSAGQAIVDASAVKAISFTGSTRVGAAIAASAAPRFKKTSLELGGKNATLVFADWDDSDANLSTLIRSAFSNQGQICLCGSRILVERSIYAAFRERFVARAAALRVGDPTQPDTDLGAVVSQVHHEKILGSIALAREEGGTVLTGGHAVTVPGRCEKGWFVAPTVIEGLGPACRTNQEEIFGPVVTLQPFDTDEEAVSLANATSYGLAASVWTRDLARAHRVAAQLESGIVWINCWMLRDLRTPFGGVKNSGVGREGGTEALRFFTEAKNVCIQL; from the coding sequence ATGAGCGAACTGCAGCTGCTGAACCTGATAGACGGTCAATTGCGCGAACCGCTTGGCGGTGAATACCTGGAGGTCTTTGAACCCGCGACAGGGACGGCCTATGCCCGTTGCCCGCGTTCGGGCGCCGCTGACGTCGAGCAGGCGGCCGCCGCTGCCCGCGCGGCCGCGCCGCAATGGGCGGCCATGCCCGCCGGCAAGCGCGCCGAGTGCATGGAGCGCCTGGCCGCGCTGATTGAAGCGCGTGCCGAAGCGTTTGCGCAGGCCGAATCGCGCGACACGGGCAAGCCGCTCGCCCTGGCAGCCAGCGTGGATATCCCGCGCGCAGTCAGCAATCTCCGCTTCTTTGCAGCCGCCATCACCCAGTGGTCGAGCGAAGCGCACGCGATGGAGGACAGGGCGCTCAACTACACCTTGCGGCAGCCGCTCGGCGTGGTCGGATGCATCAGTCCCTGGAACCTGCCGCTGTATTTGTTCACCTGGAAGATCGCGCCGGCCCTGGCCGCGGGCAACACCGTCATCGCCAAGCCGTCCGAAGTGACGCCCGTCACCGCTGCCCTGCTCGCACAGGCAAGCATTGAAGCCGGTTTTCCGCCTGGCGTCCTCAACATCGTGCACGGCGACGGCAGCAGTGCCGGCCAGGCGATCGTCGATGCCAGCGCGGTAAAGGCGATTTCGTTCACCGGCTCCACCCGCGTTGGCGCCGCCATTGCTGCCAGCGCAGCGCCGCGCTTCAAGAAAACATCGCTGGAACTGGGCGGCAAGAACGCCACCCTGGTCTTTGCCGACTGGGACGACAGCGACGCCAACCTGTCGACGCTGATCCGCTCCGCCTTCTCGAACCAGGGGCAGATCTGCCTGTGCGGATCGCGCATCCTGGTGGAACGGTCCATCTACGCTGCATTCCGCGAACGCTTCGTTGCCCGCGCAGCCGCACTGCGGGTCGGCGACCCGACGCAGCCCGATACCGACCTCGGTGCCGTCGTTTCGCAGGTGCACCACGAGAAGATCCTCGGCAGCATCGCCCTGGCCCGCGAAGAAGGCGGGACTGTCCTGACGGGCGGCCACGCCGTCACCGTTCCCGGTCGCTGCGAGAAGGGCTGGTTCGTGGCTCCGACGGTGATCGAAGGGCTGGGCCCGGCCTGCCGCACCAACCAGGAAGAAATCTTCGGCCCCGTCGTCACGCTCCAGCCCTTCGACACCGACGAAGAAGCCGTTTCCCTGGCCAATGCGACCAGCTATGGCCTCGCCGCCTCGGTATGGACGCGCGACCTGGCGCGGGCCCATCGCGTCGCAGCGCAGCTGGAAAGCGGCATCGTCTGGATCAACTGCTGGATGCTGCGCGACCTGCGTACCCCCTTCGGCGGTGTGAAGAACTCCGGCGTCGGCCGCGAAGGCGGCACCGAGGCGCTGCGCTTCTTCACCGAAGCCAAGAACGTTTGTATACAACTGTAG
- a CDS encoding 3-hydroxyanthranilate 3,4-dioxygenase: MTLPLPLNFQHWIDEHRHLLKPPVGNKCIYDGDFIVMVVGGPNVRSDYHYDEGPEFFYQLEGSMVLRIQEGGQPRDIPINAGEIFYLPPRVPHSPQRSANSVGLVIERKRLPGERDGLMWYCDACNHKLHEEFFVLGNVETDFPPVFERYYRSLEARTCKACGHVNPAPARYA, translated from the coding sequence ATGACCCTACCCCTGCCCCTGAATTTCCAGCACTGGATCGACGAACACCGCCACCTGCTGAAGCCGCCGGTTGGCAACAAGTGCATTTATGACGGCGACTTCATCGTCATGGTGGTCGGTGGACCGAATGTACGCAGCGATTACCACTACGACGAAGGCCCGGAATTCTTCTACCAGCTGGAGGGCAGCATGGTGCTGCGTATCCAGGAAGGCGGGCAGCCGCGTGACATTCCGATCAACGCCGGCGAGATCTTCTACCTGCCGCCCCGCGTGCCGCATTCCCCCCAGCGCAGCGCGAATTCCGTCGGCCTGGTGATCGAACGCAAGCGTCTACCGGGCGAGCGCGACGGTCTGATGTGGTACTGCGATGCGTGCAACCACAAACTGCACGAAGAGTTCTTTGTCCTGGGCAACGTCGAGACCGATTTTCCGCCCGTGTTCGAGCGCTACTACCGCTCCCTGGAGGCGCGAACCTGCAAGGCCTGCGGGCACGTCAATCCGGCTCCGGCCAGATACGCCTGA
- a CDS encoding HesB/IscA family protein: protein MAISLTPAARARMQEFLARNAQAVGVRFGVKKTGCSGYSYTVDLADQIAPDDRVYDEDGIKIVIDPKSLPFVDGTAIDFQKSGLNAQFVFDNPNVTGECGCGESFTTN, encoded by the coding sequence ATGGCTATCTCCCTCACCCCCGCTGCGCGGGCGCGCATGCAAGAGTTCCTCGCCCGGAACGCTCAGGCCGTCGGCGTGCGTTTCGGCGTGAAGAAAACCGGTTGCTCCGGCTACAGCTATACGGTCGACCTTGCCGACCAGATCGCGCCGGATGACCGCGTGTACGACGAAGATGGCATCAAGATCGTTATCGATCCCAAGAGTTTGCCGTTCGTCGACGGCACCGCGATCGATTTCCAGAAAAGCGGCCTCAACGCCCAGTTCGTGTTCGACAACCCGAATGTGACCGGCGAATGCGGTTGTGGTGAGAGCTTCACCACGAATTGA
- a CDS encoding amidohydrolase family protein encodes MLKIDTHAHILPRDWPNLAEKYGDDRFPVIIHTDGRHRIYKDGKFFREIWPNTWDPALRIADYAKFGVQAQVISTVPVLFSYWAKPHQALELHRHLNDHTAEICRQHPRHYAGIGTVPLQSPHLAIQEMQRCVEQLGLSGVQIGSHIENWNLDAPELFPFFEAASDLGAAILVHPWDMMGRETMPKYWLPWLVGMPAEQSRAACSLIFGGVLERLPDLRVCLAHGGGSFPYTIGRIEHGFRMRPDLVATDNARNPREYFSRLFFDSCVHDPQALRYLIDVVGADRVMLGTDYPFPLGEQEPGSGIAALNLDESRSGRLYHGTALEWLGLPTSRFA; translated from the coding sequence ATGCTCAAGATCGATACGCACGCCCACATATTGCCGCGCGATTGGCCCAATCTGGCCGAGAAATACGGCGACGACCGCTTCCCGGTGATCATCCACACCGATGGACGCCATCGCATCTACAAAGATGGGAAGTTCTTCCGCGAAATCTGGCCCAATACCTGGGATCCTGCGCTGCGTATCGCCGACTACGCGAAATTCGGCGTGCAAGCGCAGGTGATCTCCACGGTGCCTGTGCTGTTTTCCTATTGGGCCAAGCCGCACCAGGCTCTGGAACTGCACCGGCACCTCAATGACCACACCGCCGAGATCTGCCGCCAGCATCCGCGTCACTACGCCGGCATCGGTACCGTCCCTCTCCAATCGCCGCACCTGGCCATCCAGGAAATGCAGCGCTGCGTGGAGCAGTTGGGCCTCAGCGGTGTGCAGATCGGCTCGCATATCGAGAACTGGAATCTCGACGCGCCGGAGCTCTTCCCGTTCTTCGAGGCGGCCTCGGACCTGGGTGCCGCCATCCTCGTGCATCCCTGGGACATGATGGGACGCGAGACAATGCCCAAGTACTGGCTGCCGTGGCTGGTAGGCATGCCCGCCGAACAGTCGCGCGCGGCCTGCAGCCTGATTTTTGGCGGCGTCCTCGAGCGACTGCCAGACCTGCGCGTCTGCCTGGCGCACGGCGGTGGTTCGTTTCCCTACACTATCGGACGCATCGAGCACGGCTTCCGTATGCGACCGGACCTGGTCGCGACCGACAATGCGCGCAACCCGCGCGAGTATTTCAGCCGGCTCTTCTTCGATTCCTGCGTGCACGACCCGCAGGCTCTGCGCTATCTCATCGACGTTGTCGGTGCAGACCGCGTGATGCTCGGCACCGACTACCCCTTCCCGCTCGGCGAGCAGGAACCCGGCAGCGGCATCGCCGCGCTGAACCTGGACGAATCGCGCAGCGGCCGTCTCTATCACGGCACCGCCCTGGAATGGTTGGGGCTGCCGACATCCCGATTCGCCTGA
- the can gene encoding carbonate dehydratase, whose translation MTDLNELLERNRNWAERVRTQDPGFFKRLSRQQAPKYLWIGCSDSRVPANQIMDMQPGEVFVHRNVANVVVHTDLNCLSTIQFAVDMLKVEHIMVVGHYGCSGVHASLSGLRVGLADNWLRHVGDVAQKHSGLLTGIELDSLRHARLCELNVIEQVLNVCQTTIVEDAWARGQQLSVHGWIYGLLDGRITDLGITVAARDEVPDVYARSVQRLHQGLKHGL comes from the coding sequence ATGACTGATCTCAACGAACTGCTGGAACGAAATCGCAACTGGGCTGAGCGCGTGCGCACGCAAGACCCGGGCTTCTTCAAACGTCTGTCGCGGCAGCAGGCTCCCAAGTACCTGTGGATCGGCTGCTCCGACAGCCGCGTTCCGGCCAACCAGATCATGGACATGCAGCCGGGCGAAGTATTCGTACACCGCAATGTTGCCAACGTCGTGGTGCACACGGATCTGAACTGCCTGAGCACGATCCAGTTCGCCGTGGACATGCTCAAGGTCGAGCACATCATGGTGGTCGGCCATTACGGATGCAGCGGCGTGCACGCCAGCCTGTCCGGCCTGCGCGTGGGCCTGGCTGACAACTGGCTGCGCCATGTCGGCGACGTGGCCCAGAAACATTCGGGGCTGCTGACCGGCATCGAACTGGACTCGCTGCGCCACGCCCGCCTGTGCGAGCTCAACGTGATCGAGCAGGTACTTAACGTCTGCCAGACGACCATCGTGGAAGACGCCTGGGCGCGCGGCCAGCAGCTGTCCGTGCACGGCTGGATCTATGGCCTCCTGGATGGACGAATTACGGACCTGGGGATTACCGTAGCAGCACGCGACGAAGTGCCCGACGTCTATGCCCGCAGTGTGCAGCGACTGCACCAGGGTCTCAAACACGGGCTCTGA
- a CDS encoding DUF5682 family protein — MAPDVGRAPGAGPLSGSHLTDAGLLRRHAASLVSDALVIFPVRHHSPACAWQLRQLLARIRPASILIEGPASFTSLIPLLAHPAARMPLAVYTYAVFAATTTRPEQRHAAYYPFCDYSPELVALRHGHAHAIPTRFIDLDLADTAAETSPPDRTDNVSLLDEQHFSHSRRLQILASRLGCRDQEALWEHWFEVPASRLPLDEHIARLVTYCELARADHTAADLAADGTLPREAAMAWQIRQALDNRTPGDGPVVAIVGGFHALALQRAAAHAVAPPQPRANASEHASSLIRYSDERLDRLNGYASGMTSPAWHQANWERLLRLERTSLATATRARRDATLAMLSDIAQQLRDRHAIAIALPTLATAYQHCLGLARLRGRTAPIRDDLVDAVTSCFVKGEMSVEGATVTAVTRRILGGSTIGVVPPGAPVPPLVTDVLQRLRRQRMKIDDAARHRACLDIYRRADHRETSRLLHCLDFLEIPFAIRTGGPDFVLGHSLERLQEHWQYTFTPATESSLVEVSSLGATLSVAAESQFTRRLSAGDGQGQMSSAATAARLLTQSCVLGLHDHVPAVAQRLQAAISADLDFRSVTDAANAMQVLALAREPLQARRLDFLPGLLRSAYERALFLGQELPGAAAELHRQVEALARWREILAGHLGRQLDAALYWALLARLESGHPAAMIRGGATGLRYSGGHLDATDMARQIEGHLHGGIPSADAVAFVRGLLSTAREAAWQKEEFVRALDAAMAHWDESTFIDALPELRLAFATMTPRETDRVAGAVVQWTGNAPLGILYERQVTESQRDAHMRVSRALRDILAADGLSEWGGA, encoded by the coding sequence ATGGCGCCCGATGTGGGACGCGCGCCGGGAGCTGGACCGCTGAGCGGGAGCCACCTGACCGACGCCGGGCTGCTGCGCCGGCACGCGGCATCGCTGGTGAGCGATGCGCTGGTCATCTTTCCCGTTCGACACCACAGCCCCGCCTGTGCCTGGCAGTTGCGCCAGCTCCTTGCGCGCATCCGCCCCGCGTCGATTCTGATCGAGGGCCCCGCGTCGTTCACATCACTGATTCCGCTCCTGGCTCATCCCGCCGCGAGGATGCCGCTGGCGGTCTACACCTACGCTGTTTTCGCCGCGACCACCACGCGACCAGAGCAGCGCCATGCAGCCTATTACCCGTTCTGTGACTACTCGCCCGAGCTGGTCGCGCTGCGGCACGGGCACGCCCACGCCATACCGACCCGCTTCATCGACCTGGATCTGGCCGACACGGCCGCGGAAACCTCCCCGCCCGATCGGACCGACAACGTATCGCTACTCGATGAGCAGCATTTCAGTCATAGCCGGCGCCTGCAGATCCTGGCCAGCCGCCTGGGCTGCCGCGACCAGGAAGCGCTCTGGGAACACTGGTTTGAAGTACCGGCCAGCCGGTTGCCGCTGGATGAACACATCGCGCGCCTGGTCACTTACTGCGAACTGGCACGCGCGGACCACACCGCAGCGGACCTGGCAGCCGATGGAACGCTGCCGCGCGAGGCCGCCATGGCATGGCAAATCCGCCAGGCGCTCGACAACAGAACCCCTGGCGACGGGCCGGTGGTCGCCATCGTCGGCGGCTTCCACGCCCTCGCCCTCCAGCGCGCGGCGGCGCACGCCGTCGCGCCGCCTCAGCCGCGCGCCAACGCCAGCGAGCACGCCAGCAGCTTGATCCGCTACAGCGATGAGCGGCTCGACCGGCTCAATGGCTACGCCTCCGGCATGACCTCACCGGCCTGGCACCAGGCGAACTGGGAACGCTTGTTGCGTCTGGAGCGTACGAGTCTGGCCACAGCAACGCGTGCACGCCGCGATGCGACACTGGCCATGCTCTCGGACATTGCCCAGCAACTGCGCGACCGCCATGCCATCGCCATTGCACTGCCGACACTGGCCACTGCGTACCAGCACTGTCTGGGTCTGGCGCGGTTGCGCGGTCGCACGGCCCCCATCCGCGACGATCTGGTCGACGCCGTCACGAGCTGTTTCGTGAAGGGCGAGATGTCGGTCGAAGGCGCGACGGTCACCGCCGTGACACGGCGGATACTCGGCGGATCGACGATCGGCGTCGTTCCTCCCGGTGCGCCCGTGCCGCCGCTGGTGACCGATGTCCTTCAGCGCCTGCGGCGCCAGCGGATGAAGATCGACGATGCGGCACGCCACCGCGCCTGCCTCGACATCTACCGTCGTGCCGACCATCGGGAAACCAGCCGCCTGCTCCATTGCCTGGATTTTCTGGAAATCCCCTTCGCCATCCGCACAGGCGGACCGGATTTCGTTCTCGGACACTCGCTCGAGCGCCTGCAGGAACACTGGCAGTACACGTTCACGCCAGCCACCGAAAGCAGCCTCGTGGAGGTTTCCTCGCTCGGCGCTACGCTTTCGGTTGCAGCGGAGAGTCAGTTCACGCGGCGCCTTTCCGCAGGGGACGGACAGGGTCAAATGTCCAGCGCGGCCACTGCGGCGCGCCTGCTGACGCAGTCCTGCGTCCTCGGCCTGCACGACCACGTCCCCGCCGTGGCGCAACGCCTTCAGGCCGCCATCAGCGCTGACCTGGACTTCCGTTCCGTTACCGACGCGGCCAACGCCATGCAGGTCCTGGCCCTGGCGCGGGAGCCGCTGCAGGCGCGGCGGCTGGATTTCCTGCCCGGACTGCTCAGAAGCGCCTACGAGCGCGCCCTGTTCCTGGGCCAGGAATTACCCGGCGCTGCGGCCGAACTGCACCGCCAGGTCGAAGCGCTGGCACGCTGGCGCGAAATCCTGGCCGGACACCTGGGCAGGCAACTCGACGCGGCGCTGTACTGGGCATTGCTGGCGCGGCTGGAATCCGGCCATCCTGCCGCGATGATCCGCGGCGGCGCCACCGGGCTGCGCTACAGTGGTGGACATCTCGATGCAACGGACATGGCCCGACAGATCGAAGGTCATCTGCATGGCGGCATACCATCCGCCGATGCGGTGGCGTTCGTGCGCGGTCTGTTGTCGACCGCCCGCGAGGCGGCCTGGCAGAAGGAGGAGTTCGTCCGTGCGCTCGATGCAGCGATGGCCCACTGGGACGAATCGACCTTCATCGACGCGCTGCCCGAGCTGCGCCTGGCCTTCGCCACCATGACGCCGCGCGAGACGGACCGGGTTGCCGGGGCCGTGGTGCAGTGGACCGGCAACGCACCGCTCGGGATCTTGTACGAACGGCAGGTCACCGAATCGCAACGGGACGCGCACATGCGCGTCAGTCGCGCACTCCGCGACATCCTGGCCGCTGACGGCCTGTCCGAATGGGGTGGCGCATGA